DNA sequence from the Daphnia carinata strain CSIRO-1 chromosome 8, CSIRO_AGI_Dcar_HiC_V3, whole genome shotgun sequence genome:
TTTATCGCTAGCATCGCTTTATATGTTTTGGAATTCAAATATTAGGGAGAGGCCCAAGTACACATGCATATCTACATAGTGTGGGAGAAGGACACCATGTTTTCTTGAATCTTCACACTCTAAGATTTTACTGTCTGCCAGACAACTATGAAATCATTGATTCATCACTTGATGATATCAAATATGTCTTAAATCCAACCTTCACACAAGAAAATATTTCAGCTTTGGATATTACAGATAAGGTGTCAAGGTCTTGTGATGGCACTCTGTATCGCCCAGGAGTAGTTGGACTTAACAACATCAAAGCTAATGACTACTGCAACGTGGTCTTACAGGTACACAAACATAACTATGAAAATTGATAAATAACTGATCACTTACTTTCTTGCCAGGCTTTATCACATGTTGTCCCATTGCGAGACTATTTTCTCAGGGAAGGCAATTACATTGGCATTAAGCGCCCTCCCGGAGATAACAACGTTATCCTCGTGCAGCGTTTTGGTGAACTCATTCGCAAGCTGTGGAATCCCCGAAACTTTAAGGCGCACGTTTCGCCACATGAGATGCTTCAAGCTGTCGTTCTCtgtagcaaaaagaaatttcagaTCACAAGCCAAGGTAACATAATGagtgaaatatatatatgtatatatttcaCCTGTCTGGTTTGTAGGTGATCCTGTTGAATTTCTATCATGGTTTCTAAATGCATTACATTTGGCTCTTAATGGAACAAAGAAGCCTACTTCTTCAATCAtttacaaaacatttttgggAGCTATGAAAATCCATTCACAGTTAATCCCACCTATTGATGCGACTGATAAGGAAAAGGATGCCTTAATGATGACTGCCGAGTACGTCGAAACATACGTCGACTCTCCTTTTCTCTTCCTAGCGGCTGATttacctcctcctcctctgtTCAAAGACGAATTTCGGGAGAACATCATTCCTCAAGTGAAAAACCTAAGTTGATAGTTGTTGGAGTATAGTTTTTAACCAATATTGATTCTTTAGGTTTCTTTGTTTACTTTGCTATCTCAATTCAATGGGGTCCAGCAGAAAGAGTACAAAACGTACAAAGAAAACTTCTTGAAGAGATTCGAGTTGACACGGTTGCCACGTTACATTATTCTGAACATCAAGAGGTTTACAaagaacacattttttgttgagaAGAATCCGACCATCATCAATTTTCCCATCAGGTTTCTAGATTGCTTAAATCCtttgtaaatttaatttaaaccATAAAGGGAACACGCTTTTCAGGGGAGTCGATTTTGGAGACATTCTAAGTGCAGAAGTCCGTGCTAAGCATGGTTGCACAACGTACGATTTACTAGCCAATATTGTTCATGATGGAGAACCTACCAAAGGAACTTATCGTGTCCACATACTACACAAGGTAAATGAACAAAACTGCCGACTGTTTTTATTGCAAACTTgagtcaactttttttttaggcgaCAGGTAAATGGTTCGAAATGCAAGATTTGCACGTTACAGAAATTCTTCCGCAAATGATTACGCTCACAGAAGCCTATATCCAGGTAactagatgaaaaaaaaaaataaatagtgcccagattaaaataaagaaattttttcaGATATGGGAACAATCTACTGTGAGCAGCGACGTTGAAATGTCttaattgattttcttcaaaaactgtAACACTTGAGTTGaaataaatattcaaattcGTACTAAGCGTTTATGTGAGATTTCTTAGTAGAGGagaataaatttaaaacacCAAATCGCGAGGAAACGAACCATGTTTGATTACACAAGATGCAATAATACACaacttttctcgttttttttccatttatctTGCTCCAAACGGTGTGTATGTTGTGTGGCAAAACAGGGAAAAGGAGTGATTTTGTTTAATTAAGAGAAGAAGTGGGTCTGAGAATgcagagcaaaaaaaagaataattctcGAAACAAACACTTAAAGACAACCCCAAAAGGacagaatgaaaagaaaaataagggtCGGAGAAAAATAGATTCACACCGCGCAATCAAATTGACCTTAATGAATTTCGCTCGTTTGCTACTCAAACTCTTacatacacacgcacaaagttttcttcaaaaaaatcaGACCAGCATACGATTGAATTCAAATCGCTTATTTTTGCGGTGAGCGGCGGTGGGTAATTTTTTTATGCTACAAAAATTGGAAAACGGCCAAGGGAGGGCGAAAAAATCGGGAGAAACAAGAGGTGGGCCTTTTGCTTTTGTCGCGAATAAACGAGGTGTGTGcgggaacaagaaaaaagatgatcaGTCGGGGGAAAAAGTACAAAggatcaaagaagaaaaaggggagtTAGGGCGGCAGCAGCAGGGCTAAGCACAAGACGTTTGTCCAACAGAAAAGACAAGTTATCCTCTTacgcttttaattttttttttttccccgtgcGTCAGCtttgcaaaaagaaagtcTGTGAAATCTTCCACCTAGGAAATCGAGTCCATCAAAGAAAACTTGCacagcacttttttttttgagtttttttctttttttgtttgttaaattttatCTCCTGAAATTCACTTAGTGACGGAAGCGGCGGGACCGTCAGCTTTAACACTGCTATCCTTGTTGCTTGCATCACTAGAAGCTGTCTTCGCAGGAGCATCCGGCCCGTTATTACCTCCCTTGCGCTGAGGCTTGTCGTCGGACGAAGATGTTGCCGTGCTGCCAGACGTGGTCGCAGATGTCGGTGTGGTAGCATTGCTACTGGTGGACGTCGTTTTGTCATGCTGATTCGTCGTCATCGCATAGCTATTAGATGCGTTGCTTTTCATTTGAGAGGGGTGACCAGGTGCCGAACCCGAGCCGGGAATTCGAGCCGGATGCGGATTGGGTGCTCTAGGTCGGGCTCCTAAGCCACCTCCGGGAGCTCCGGGAGGACCACTCGAATGCAACGATGGCGGCGGATGTTGTTGCATATTTCCAGTAGGGGCAGTCGGTCGTTGAATCGGTGTTGGATACCTTGGCGCATTGTTGCTGGTGCTTCCGCCAGAACTCATCATGTTGCTTGAGTTACTGCCTGATGTTTGTTGAGGCGGTGGAGGAGCGCTTCGGACGGAAACAAAAGGTTGTCGAATCGAGGGCGGTCCAGGGTAGGCACCACTCGAATGCGAGCTGCCAGCAAACTTGTTCATCGGATgcatttgctgctgctgttgttgttgttgctgctgctgttgatgttgctgttgttgttgctgttgttgctgctgctgctgttgattaGCGGCCTGTTGTTGAACTTTATTTCTCGATTTGGGAGACGTTCCAGAACCACTTTGTTGCTGAACAATGTCAATTTTCTCCCCTCCACTCTGACTACTTCCAATGTTGTCTAGTTGTCCAGACATGTATTGGGCAGGAGACGGTGCCGCTCCAGCAGGAGAAGGGCTGGGCCCTGATGGAGAATGAGTAGGTTTTGCAAATTGTAGGCCACCCAACGGTCCAGATGGAGGTATTTGGCTCGTACACATGGGACCAGGACCGTTCCGCGGCGGATAACGCCCAGCCATGTTAAGATtatactgctgctgctgttgctgcgttggcatctgctgctgctgctgttgctgctgctgctgttgttgttgttgctgctgttgctgctgctgttgttgttgctgctgttgctgttgttgattaGCCCTATGCGCGTATGCTTGCAGACCGGCTTGGGATGCAAATCCCGGCAGCGAAAAAGGGCCAGGAGCGGCTGGGGGGCCTTGTCCCATTTGTTGAAGACTAGGGCCACCAGGTTGTTGACTATAGTATCCAGCGTTCTGGTTGTTTTGGCCAGCACCACTCGAATAGAACGACGATGGCGGTGGTTGAATGG
Encoded proteins:
- the LOC130703656 gene encoding U4/U6.U5 tri-snRNP-associated protein 2-like, whose amino-acid sequence is MGTEKQEIKRKHEDVDDAEEPVVKIREPIVQSRLCPYLDTINRTVLDFDFEKLCSVSLTRINVYACLVCGKYFQGRGPSTHAYLHSVGEGHHVFLNLHTLRFYCLPDNYEIIDSSLDDIKYVLNPTFTQENISALDITDKVSRSCDGTLYRPGVVGLNNIKANDYCNVVLQALSHVVPLRDYFLREGNYIGIKRPPGDNNVILVQRFGELIRKLWNPRNFKAHVSPHEMLQAVVLCSKKKFQITSQGDPVEFLSWFLNALHLALNGTKKPTSSIIYKTFLGAMKIHSQLIPPIDATDKEKDALMMTAEYVETYVDSPFLFLAADLPPPPLFKDEFRENIIPQVSLFTLLSQFNGVQQKEYKTYKENFLKRFELTRLPRYIILNIKRFTKNTFFVEKNPTIINFPIRGVDFGDILSAEVRAKHGCTTYDLLANIVHDGEPTKGTYRVHILHKATGKWFEMQDLHVTEILPQMITLTEAYIQIWEQSTVSSDVEMS